GTCTGCAGTACCGACGGCAAATCCCTTGGTGTTGAGTGCGTCTTGCAGATCCTTTGTCTGTGCGCGCGTCAGCGGTTGCAAATCGCGTGGCCAAGGGGCAGAGACACCCGGCCCGCCGCCGATCTGGCGCGCAAGCAGGCCTACGCCGAGAGCGTAGTTGGTGGAATTGTTGTACCGGAGGATTGCACGGAAATTGGGTCCCACGAGGAAGACAGGACCGCGGGAGCCAGCCGGCACGAGAATCGATGCTGCATCCAGTTCCGGCAACGGTTGGCCGTCGATGGACTGAACACCATCGGCTGCCCATTGGGTGGACGGGTGGCGCACGGCAAGTTCCGCCCGTTCATAGTCGAAACCCGATGGGAGGCGAACCTCGACTCCCCATGGCCGGCCGGTCCGCCAGCCCATCCGGGACAGGAAGTTTGCTGTGGAGGCGATGACATCGGGAATGCTGCCCCAAATGTCGCGATGCCCATCGCCATCGGCGTCCACTGCGTAAGCGAGAAAGACCGACGGTAAGAACTGGGTATGGCCCATGGCTCCTGCCCAGGAGCCCACCATGCGGTCAGCGGCGATATCCCCCTGGTCGATGATGCGCAGTGCCGCCATCAGTTCGCTGCGAGCCCAATCGCTACGGCGGCCCTCGTACGCCAGCGTAGCGAGCGAATCCACGGTCCGGAAGCTGCCGAAGTGCGCGCCGTAATTGCTCTCCATGCCCCAGATGGCCGTGATGATTTCCGCCGGCACACCATAGCGGGAAGCGGCAGATTCCAACGCTGACCGATGCTCCGCGAGTTTGGCGCGTCCCTGCTGGATGCGCACGGCAGACACGGCCGTGTCAAGGTACGCCCAGGGGGGACGCGTGAATTCTGGCTGAGACCTGTCCAATTCGATGACCTGCGGCAGTAGTTGTGCGCCGTCCAGCGCCGACGCGACCGTCGGGGGGCTGATGCCGGCCTGCAGCGCTTCCTGGCGGAAGGTCTCGATCCAGCGGGCGAAGCCGGCCCGCTCCTGATCGACCGGCGCAGACGGTGTGATCGTAGGCGTAGGCGTAGGCGTGGGGGGGGCAGGGGGCTCTGCAGGCCTTTCGATCGCGCCTGGTGGCTGGACCTTGGCCAGCGTCTGTGCCGGAGGTTCAGGCCGGGGTGCAGAGGCGCACCCCGCCAAGCTTACGCAGAGGACTGCAGCCGAAGAGGTGAAGCGCCAGTGTTTGAGCAGCACGGTGGACCGACGAAGGGGCGCCGCAGGCAGAGCGTTGTGTCGAGGCATCCGGCATTGTCACTTCTTGCGGCCGGGCCGGCATACTCCCGGGCTGGAGTTTTACCGGCTGCTACCCATCTTGGACCCCATGCACACGTTTTTCTGGCACGACTACGAGACTTTCGGCGCAGATACCCGGCGCGACAGGCCTGCCCAGTTCGCAGGTATTCGCACCGATGCCGATCTGAACGAAATCGGCGATCCCGTGATGATCTATTGCCGTCCCATGCCGGACTACCTGCCGGATCCCGAGTCCTGCCTGCTCACGGGCATCACGCCGCAGATCTGTCTGGAGCAGGGTCTGCCTGAGCATGAATTCGCGGCGCGCATCGAAGCGGAACTGGCCCGGCCCGGCACCATCGGCGTGGGTTACAACACCATCCGCTTCGATGACGAAATCACCAGGTTCATGTTCTGGCGAAACCTCATCGACCCCTATGCACGTGAATGGCAGAACGACTGTGGACGCTGGGATCTGCTGGATGTCGTCCGTCTGACCTATGCCTTGAGGCCGGAGGGAATCGAGTGGCCTCGCAAGGACGATGGGTCTCCCAGCCTGAAGCTCGAACATATGTCGCGGGCCAACGGTTTGGCGCACGAGACCGCGCACGATGCGCTGTCGGATGTTCGGGCCACGATCGCACTGGCTCGGCTGATCCGTGAAAAACAGCCCCGGCTGTTCGACTTCGCGTTGGGACTGCGCAAGAAAGACCGCGTTGCTGCAGAACTGAGGCTGCCTGCGACGCCGGATACTGCGCGACCCTTCCTGCACGTGTCGGGCATGTTTTCTGCAGAGCGGGGCTGTCTGGGCATCCTGTGGCCGCTGGCCAGTCATCCGACCAACAAGAACGAATTGATCGCCTGGGACCTGGCCTACGACCCCGCAGAGCTGGCGCGTATGAATGCGGGCGAAATCCGCCAGCGCCTCTTCACGCGGACTGCCGATCTGCCGGAGGGCGTTGCCCGGCTGCCGATCAAGAACGTGCATCTCAACAAATCCCCCATGGTGGTGGGCAACGTCAATACGCTGACGCCCGCAGTGGCCCAGAGATGGGGTATCGACGTGGAGCGGGCGGCAGTCCATGCGGAGGCCGCGCGCTCGCTGCCGGACATGAGTGCCATCTGGGCCGAGGTCTTTGCGAGGGCTAAGCAGGAATCCGTGGATGTCGACCAGGATTTGTACGGGGCGTTTGTCGGAAACGAAGACCGGCGGCGCCTGCAACGCCTGCGCGCCATGTCTCCGCAAGAGTTGGCGCTCGCCCGGCCAGGTTTTGACGATGAGCGGCTCGAAGAACTGGTATGGCGATACCGTGCACGAAGCTTTCCTGAAACCATGACGGAAGCGGACCAGGAGCGATGGGAAATGCTGCGTGTCCAGCGGCTGGTCGAAGGCGAAGGTGGCGGGCTCACGTTCGACTCTCTTTTTGCCCGGCTGGACCAGCTCGGCGCGACGGCCGATGAGCGTGGCGAGGCCATTCTGGGGGCTCTGTATGACTATGCAGAAAGCATCGCCCCTGCTTTCTGATGCCGGGCCGCTGGTTTCGGCGGCGCACCTGGTCGGCGGCTCTGCCGGTGGAGCCGCCCCCGAAATGGATACTCCCGCCATGCAGGCAATGCTTGCCTTTTTTCACCGGTGCCCGAGGCTGTTCATATTGACGGGGGCGGGATGCAGCACGGCGTCCGGCATTCCTGATTACCGCGGCGAGGACGGAGGCTGGAAGCGTCCGCCGCCGGTGACCTACCAGGCATTCATGGGTGACGAGGACGTGCGCAAACGCTACTGGGCCCGGAGCATGATCGGTTGGCGCGTGATGGGCCAGGCAGCGCCTGGGCCCGCCCACCACGCCCTGTCTGCGCTTGAGTCGCTGGGCCGGGTGGAGATGCTCCTGACGCAGAACGTGGATGGACTGCATGGTGCGGCAGGCCAGAAGCGTGTCATCGATCTGCATGGCCGCATCGACACGGTGCGCTGCATGGCTTGCGACGAGCGCATGCCACGTGCAGACCTTCAGGACTGGCTGGTCGGCCGCAACCCCGGCTGGGCCTCGCTGGATGCAGCAGCTGCGCCCGACGGAGATGCCGATCTGGAAGGGCACGCATTCTCTGCTTTCCAGGTGCCCGTGTGTCCCAGTTGCGGTGGCGGGCCACTCAAGCCGGACGTGGTTTTCTTTGGGGAAAGCGTGCCCCGCGCGCGTGTTGCCGCTGCGCAAGAGGCCCTCGGAGTGTCGGACGGAATGCTCGTGGCCGGTTCATCGTTAATGGTCTATTCCGGGTTCCGCTTCGTGCAAGCGGCGGTAGACGCCGGTTTGCCGGTCGTCGCCATCAATCGTGGCGTGACGCGGGCCGATCCGTTGCTGCATGCCAAGCTCCAGGACGATGTAGGGATAGCATTGAGCGCCATCGTCCAGGCGTTGAGTGCATAGACGCTTTGAGGAGGACGGACGCATGCCCCACTGGCGCGCGGTGTTTTTTTGCGGTTGCCCTCACCGGTGCTGCTAAGGTGCCCGGGCAAGCCCGCGCTGCGCCAAAGAGCGCGAACGACAGCCAACCGCGGGAAAGGAGACAAAGATGCAGACTGCCCCTCCGACCGGAACAGAGCCGCCCTATGCGCCTTTTCAACCGGCCCCATCGGCTGGCGTGATCGCCGACGCGCACGAGCGGTCACGCTCCTTCGGCCTGTGCCGTCATGAAGCCGCCGACCTGCAGCCCATTCCCGCCGACGCATTGGCATGGGCCGTGGCGCGCAATGAGGTGCTGTGTGCCCATGCATTGCCCGTCATGGAAACGCTGTCGGCCCAGATCGCCGGAACGCAAAGCATGGTGCTGCTGACGGATGCGCAGGGCGTGGTGCTGCATACGCTGGGAGACGAGGAGTTTCTGGGCCGTGCGCAGCGTGTCGCCCTGCGCCCTGGAGGGTCTTGGTCCGAGCGCAGCAAGGGCACCAATGCGATCGGAACGGCGCTGACCCTGGGCAATGCCGTGCAGGTCAACGGCGATGAGCATTTCCTCAAGGCAAACCAGTTCCTGACATGCTCGTGTGCCCCCATTTGCGATCCCCTGGGCCAGGTGATTGGCGCGCTCGACGTGAGCGGAGATCAGCACCAGCAAAGTGCGCATACGCTGGCGCTGGTGCGGATGTCTGCCCGCATGGTCGAGAACCACCTGTTTGGCAAAGTCTATGAGGATGCCGTGCGCTTGCGCTTCCACGCGCGCAGCGAATTTCTCGGAACGTTGATGGAGGGGCTTGCGGCTTTCACGCCGGAAGGGCGTTTCCTCGCTGCCAACCGAAGCGGGCAATTCCAGCTCGGTTTGTCTTCGAATGCATTGCAGGCGCAAACTTTTCCGTCGCTGTTCGGCATGCCCATGAGTGCCCTGCTGGCGCAGATGCGCAGCGCGCCGCTTCAGCCTTTGCGGCTGGGGTTGCCCGGGGGCGTGGTTGTCAATGCCGTGGCGGAGTTTCGCCCCCGGCGGTGCACGGTGGCGGGCTGGATGTCGGATGCACCGGAGGAGGCGGTTGAAGCCGGTAATACAGTTCCCAGCGTGGAAAGGCCTTCCGCGGCCGCTCTCCGGAAACGGGCGCACACGCAGGGCGCCAGGCCAAAGTTGTCCAGCCTGCGGTACCTGGATACCGGCGATGTGCAGTTGGCGCAAGCCATTGATCGTGTGTCGAGGCTATTGGGCAGCGATGTCCCTACGCTGGTTCTTGGGGAAACCGGGACCGGCAAGGAGTTGCTGGCCAGGGCCATTCACCAGGACGGTCCTCGGTCCGCAGGGCCTTTCGTGGCCGTCAATTGCGCCGCGATTCCCGAGACGCTGATCGAGGCGGAACTCTTCGGCTACGAAGAGGGGGCCTTCACAGGGGCCCGGCGCAAGGGCAGCGTGGGCAAGATCGCTCAGGCCCATGGCGGCACGCTGTTCCTCGATGAAATCGGGGACATGCCTTTGTCCATGCAGGCCCGGCTGCTGCGGGTACTGCAGGAGCGTACGGTTGCCCCGCTGGGCTCTGCGCGGCAGGTGCCGGTGGATGTGCATGTGGTGTGTGCAACGCATCGCAACCTGCGCGACATGATGGCGCGGGGATGTTTTCGGGATGATCTCTATTACCGCCTCAACGGCCTGGTCGTGCGGCTCCCCGCATTGCGCGAGCGCACCGACCTTACGGTGATCGTGACGCGTCTTCTGCAGGCGCTGCACAGCGGTCCCGAGGGGCGCCACGGAGTGCAGGAAGAGGACCCACTGCGGGAGCGGGGCAGCATGCCCGTGAGGATATCGGCGCGCGCGATGGAGGTTTTCGTGGCGCATCGGTGGCCAGGCAATCTGCGGCAGCTGTCCAATGTGCTGCGCACTGCGGCGCTGATGGCACGGGGTGCGGATGAGATCGGTATCGAGCACCTTCCCGATGATCTGTTCGATGACGACGGGCTGCCCCAGCATGCGGACACCACCGCGCCGGGATTTGCGCCTGCGTTCCATCCGCTGCCGGCTCGGGCGACTCCTCGGAGCGCAGGGTCTGAGGTGTCCTCTCCGTCCGGTACCGGCGCAGACACTGTCCTGCCTTGGGGAGAGGTCGAAGAAGCTGCATTGCGCCATGCGATGGCCGTCCACCGCGGCAATGTGTCCGCCGCAGCGCGTGCATTGGGTGTGTCGCGCAACACGGTCTATCGGCGGCTCAAGGGGCTGGAATGGGGTTCTGCGAACGGATCGGCGAACACCTCCGGCAGCTGAGCCGGCAGATGGGCGCCGTCAACCGGCTCCCCGCGGAGGAGCCCCCAGGGCTTCCACGGCAGCCCATTCCGATTCGCTGTAAAGCCGGGAGCGGGTAAGGAAGCGCAGACCGGTGGGCCGTTCGAGAGAGAACATGCCCCCGTTGCCTGGCACTGCGTCGATGATCAGGTGCGTATGTTCCCAGTAGGCGAATTGAGACTGGCTCATGTAGAACGGCTCGCCCGCGATCTCACCCAGCAGCACGTCCGAATCGCCCAGCATGAAATCTCCCCGGGCAAAGCACATCGGTGCACTGCCGTCGCAGCAGCCCCCGGACTGGTGGAACATGAGCGGTCCGTGCCGGGCATGCAGCTGTTCGATGAGGGCGGCCGCGGCGGGTGTGGCGGAAACGCGGGTGGCGGCAGGCAGGCCGGTGGATGATGGCGTCATGGGGTTTTCCATTCGTTCCTGTCTTCTCGTGGGA
The DNA window shown above is from Acidovorax sp. NCPPB 4044 and carries:
- a CDS encoding sigma-54-dependent Fis family transcriptional regulator, whose translation is MQTAPPTGTEPPYAPFQPAPSAGVIADAHERSRSFGLCRHEAADLQPIPADALAWAVARNEVLCAHALPVMETLSAQIAGTQSMVLLTDAQGVVLHTLGDEEFLGRAQRVALRPGGSWSERSKGTNAIGTALTLGNAVQVNGDEHFLKANQFLTCSCAPICDPLGQVIGALDVSGDQHQQSAHTLALVRMSARMVENHLFGKVYEDAVRLRFHARSEFLGTLMEGLAAFTPEGRFLAANRSGQFQLGLSSNALQAQTFPSLFGMPMSALLAQMRSAPLQPLRLGLPGGVVVNAVAEFRPRRCTVAGWMSDAPEEAVEAGNTVPSVERPSAAALRKRAHTQGARPKLSSLRYLDTGDVQLAQAIDRVSRLLGSDVPTLVLGETGTGKELLARAIHQDGPRSAGPFVAVNCAAIPETLIEAELFGYEEGAFTGARRKGSVGKIAQAHGGTLFLDEIGDMPLSMQARLLRVLQERTVAPLGSARQVPVDVHVVCATHRNLRDMMARGCFRDDLYYRLNGLVVRLPALRERTDLTVIVTRLLQALHSGPEGRHGVQEEDPLRERGSMPVRISARAMEVFVAHRWPGNLRQLSNVLRTAALMARGADEIGIEHLPDDLFDDDGLPQHADTTAPGFAPAFHPLPARATPRSAGSEVSSPSGTGADTVLPWGEVEEAALRHAMAVHRGNVSAAARALGVSRNTVYRRLKGLEWGSANGSANTSGS
- a CDS encoding NAD-dependent protein deacetylase: MDTPAMQAMLAFFHRCPRLFILTGAGCSTASGIPDYRGEDGGWKRPPPVTYQAFMGDEDVRKRYWARSMIGWRVMGQAAPGPAHHALSALESLGRVEMLLTQNVDGLHGAAGQKRVIDLHGRIDTVRCMACDERMPRADLQDWLVGRNPGWASLDAAAAPDGDADLEGHAFSAFQVPVCPSCGGGPLKPDVVFFGESVPRARVAAAQEALGVSDGMLVAGSSLMVYSGFRFVQAAVDAGLPVVAINRGVTRADPLLHAKLQDDVGIALSAIVQALSA
- a CDS encoding lytic murein transglycosylase, with amino-acid sequence MLLKHWRFTSSAAVLCVSLAGCASAPRPEPPAQTLAKVQPPGAIERPAEPPAPPTPTPTPTITPSAPVDQERAGFARWIETFRQEALQAGISPPTVASALDGAQLLPQVIELDRSQPEFTRPPWAYLDTAVSAVRIQQGRAKLAEHRSALESAASRYGVPAEIITAIWGMESNYGAHFGSFRTVDSLATLAYEGRRSDWARSELMAALRIIDQGDIAADRMVGSWAGAMGHTQFLPSVFLAYAVDADGDGHRDIWGSIPDVIASTANFLSRMGWRTGRPWGVEVRLPSGFDYERAELAVRHPSTQWAADGVQSIDGQPLPELDAASILVPAGSRGPVFLVGPNFRAILRYNNSTNYALGVGLLARQIGGGPGVSAPWPRDLQPLTRAQTKDLQDALNTKGFAVGTADGVMGPATRMGLRRYQQSVGLVADGYPTLDLLQRVLAP
- the sbcB gene encoding exodeoxyribonuclease I — encoded protein: MHTFFWHDYETFGADTRRDRPAQFAGIRTDADLNEIGDPVMIYCRPMPDYLPDPESCLLTGITPQICLEQGLPEHEFAARIEAELARPGTIGVGYNTIRFDDEITRFMFWRNLIDPYAREWQNDCGRWDLLDVVRLTYALRPEGIEWPRKDDGSPSLKLEHMSRANGLAHETAHDALSDVRATIALARLIREKQPRLFDFALGLRKKDRVAAELRLPATPDTARPFLHVSGMFSAERGCLGILWPLASHPTNKNELIAWDLAYDPAELARMNAGEIRQRLFTRTADLPEGVARLPIKNVHLNKSPMVVGNVNTLTPAVAQRWGIDVERAAVHAEAARSLPDMSAIWAEVFARAKQESVDVDQDLYGAFVGNEDRRRLQRLRAMSPQELALARPGFDDERLEELVWRYRARSFPETMTEADQERWEMLRVQRLVEGEGGGLTFDSLFARLDQLGATADERGEAILGALYDYAESIAPAF
- a CDS encoding DUF779 domain-containing protein, which encodes MTPSSTGLPAATRVSATPAAAALIEQLHARHGPLMFHQSGGCCDGSAPMCFARGDFMLGDSDVLLGEIAGEPFYMSQSQFAYWEHTHLIIDAVPGNGGMFSLERPTGLRFLTRSRLYSESEWAAVEALGAPPRGAG